From one Ochrobactrum vermis genomic stretch:
- a CDS encoding type II toxin-antitoxin system CcdA family antitoxin, whose product MAQALTAAKSALWKDDNRAAMQSSNAYLEAHGLPLERYRQF is encoded by the coding sequence ATTGCGCAGGCGTTGACTGCTGCCAAGTCAGCACTTTGGAAAGATGATAACCGAGCGGCGATGCAAAGCTCTAATGCCTACCTCGAAGCACATGGCTTACCTCTCGAACGGTACCGTCAATTCTAA
- a CDS encoding mechanosensitive ion channel family protein — MGIVVVLRTCAMVLITLILLSILQGIGWAQGASDQVPPEKVRQLLEVLNEPDVKAWLEHKAAPQSAAAPALSDMFASWETAVRNRLVGLADAVPRIPQEMANAADIIARDVNYGRPGLVILILAVLLTVGFGAEWLVRQLLSKKALSYGRDWVPQVVLTNLAALLTFTLASIGSFLALEWPPLLRGIVLTLLVAIITFRLVRAICSPATILLAMGASALPDQPSDDTMFEILPEQQMDVARVATASFWRWRISVIVGIFLFGWAIVSIMRIVGFSPEVSQIGSHLLGLGLLAVAIEVVWHQPGRRPLALKGVLLTLFLIALWLAWVGGMLGLLWIGIYALMLPPVLRGTGRLAQALAGNYKPTGAVGVIFDVIVARGARALVIGVAVVWLAYLWKFSAAALSENGLGERLVNGVFNAIIILVVADLLWQLSKVLIDYQLRPIDSADSSGAAIARSGRLRTLLPIFRNALAAFIAIVAVLTILSGMGVQILPLIAGAGIFGVAVGFGAQTLVKDILSGVFYMLDDAFRVGEYIQSGSYKGTVESFSLRSIRLRHHRGPVFTVPFGQLGAIQNMSRDWVIEKMTIGVTHNSDVELARKLIKQIGLELAADPEFAADTIEPLKMQGIDSFGEYSIMLRMKLMTKPGTQFSIKRRANMMIKKAFEENGIKIAYPTVHVEGGSDTAAASHEIVRKIQAEAAATEAKA; from the coding sequence ATGGGAATAGTTGTGGTTCTGCGAACTTGCGCGATGGTGTTGATCACATTGATCTTATTATCGATTTTGCAGGGAATCGGTTGGGCGCAAGGAGCTTCCGACCAAGTGCCGCCCGAGAAAGTGAGGCAACTTCTTGAGGTGCTCAATGAGCCGGACGTCAAGGCATGGCTGGAACACAAAGCCGCTCCGCAGTCCGCAGCTGCGCCGGCGCTTTCCGACATGTTTGCGAGTTGGGAAACTGCAGTTCGCAATCGTCTCGTAGGACTTGCCGATGCAGTGCCTCGCATTCCTCAGGAAATGGCGAACGCTGCCGATATAATCGCACGTGACGTCAATTACGGCAGGCCGGGCCTTGTGATCCTGATCTTGGCGGTGCTGTTGACAGTAGGTTTCGGTGCAGAATGGCTGGTTAGGCAACTACTGTCGAAGAAAGCACTATCCTACGGGAGAGATTGGGTTCCGCAGGTAGTCCTGACCAATTTGGCCGCTCTACTGACCTTCACGTTGGCCAGTATCGGGTCATTTCTAGCATTGGAATGGCCACCACTATTGCGCGGGATCGTATTGACCCTCCTTGTAGCCATTATCACGTTTCGCTTGGTGCGAGCCATCTGCAGCCCTGCCACTATCCTGTTGGCCATGGGGGCTTCGGCTTTGCCAGACCAGCCGTCCGACGACACGATGTTTGAGATACTTCCTGAGCAGCAAATGGACGTGGCCCGCGTCGCAACGGCAAGCTTTTGGCGTTGGCGTATAAGCGTTATCGTCGGCATTTTCCTATTCGGCTGGGCGATAGTCAGCATCATGCGCATTGTCGGCTTTTCGCCAGAAGTTTCCCAGATAGGATCACATCTGCTGGGGCTTGGACTATTGGCAGTAGCAATCGAGGTGGTTTGGCACCAACCCGGTCGTCGCCCGTTGGCTTTGAAAGGAGTGCTGCTGACCCTCTTCCTGATCGCTCTCTGGCTGGCCTGGGTCGGCGGAATGCTAGGACTCTTGTGGATCGGCATCTATGCACTCATGCTGCCACCGGTTCTGCGCGGTACCGGACGGTTGGCGCAGGCACTTGCCGGCAATTACAAGCCGACTGGTGCCGTCGGCGTGATATTCGACGTCATAGTCGCCAGGGGGGCGAGGGCACTAGTCATCGGGGTAGCCGTCGTCTGGTTGGCGTATTTGTGGAAGTTCAGCGCAGCGGCACTCTCTGAAAATGGGCTCGGCGAGCGCTTGGTCAACGGCGTTTTCAACGCGATCATCATCCTGGTTGTAGCCGACCTGCTATGGCAGTTGTCGAAGGTGTTGATTGACTATCAGTTGAGGCCCATCGATTCGGCCGATAGTAGCGGCGCAGCGATCGCGCGTTCGGGGCGCCTGCGCACTCTCTTGCCGATATTCCGAAACGCGCTTGCCGCATTCATTGCCATTGTGGCTGTGCTGACAATTCTGTCGGGCATGGGCGTGCAGATTCTTCCACTTATCGCGGGTGCCGGCATCTTCGGCGTTGCCGTGGGCTTTGGTGCACAAACTCTTGTCAAAGACATCCTAAGCGGGGTTTTCTATATGCTCGATGACGCATTCCGTGTCGGAGAGTATATCCAAAGTGGGTCATATAAAGGGACCGTGGAATCTTTCAGTCTGCGCTCGATAAGACTGCGGCACCATCGCGGTCCGGTCTTTACCGTCCCGTTTGGCCAATTGGGTGCCATCCAGAACATGAGCCGCGATTGGGTGATCGAGAAGATGACGATCGGGGTCACCCACAATTCGGACGTCGAATTGGCCCGCAAGCTCATCAAGCAGATCGGCCTGGAGCTGGCAGCGGATCCGGAATTTGCAGCAGACACGATCGAGCCCTTGAAGATGCAGGGTATCGATAGTTTCGGCGAGTATTCGATCATGCTGCGGATGAAGCTAATGACCAAGCCTGGGACACAATTTAGCATAAAGAGGCGAGCCAACATGATGATCAAGAAGGCTTTTGAGGAAAACGGTATCAAGATCGCTTATCCCACAGTTCATGTGGAAGGTGGCAGCGATACGGCTGCTGCAAGTCACGAGATCGTACGTAAGATACAGGCGGAAGCAGCGGCTACGGAGGCTAAAGCATAA
- a CDS encoding cyclic nucleotide-binding domain-containing protein, with protein MLLKDEVEMLRRMPFFASIEPAKLKLLAFTSDRVTFEPGETLFRQGDISDAAYVILLGDADILVDTPGGPIKVAEAQPNSIVGEIGILCDMGRTATVRAVTPLETLRISKEHFTKILSDYPEMAITIMRELAKRLGQTTAELTLERSRNQNMLSE; from the coding sequence ATGTTGTTGAAGGATGAGGTCGAAATGCTGCGGCGCATGCCGTTCTTTGCCAGTATAGAGCCGGCGAAGCTGAAGCTTCTCGCCTTCACCTCTGACCGTGTGACTTTCGAGCCTGGTGAGACTCTGTTTCGTCAGGGCGACATATCAGACGCTGCCTATGTGATCCTTTTGGGAGACGCGGATATTCTCGTTGATACACCAGGTGGGCCGATCAAAGTTGCGGAGGCCCAGCCCAACTCCATCGTCGGTGAAATCGGCATCCTGTGCGATATGGGGCGCACCGCCACGGTGAGAGCGGTGACGCCTCTGGAAACCTTACGCATCAGCAAGGAACACTTCACGAAAATCCTAAGTGATTATCCGGAAATGGCCATCACAATAATGCGGGAACTGGCAAAACGGCTCGGCCAGACCACTGCGGAACTGACGCTAGAACGTAGCCGCAATCAGAATATGCTTTCGGAATGA
- a CDS encoding ABC transporter ATP-binding protein, with product MEKNLARYIWSTTRAQQAWILFVVAVSMIPYFLSFDLPKQIINGPIQGIGFEKPGATQTFMRITYDFPILGEVVFFGGLQLNRVQMLIGLSMVFLLLVVINGLFKLYINTYKGRLGERMLRRIRFELVDRVLRFPPFHFKRVRSAEIATMIKDEVEPLGGFTGDAFVQPALLGGQAATALIFILMQNFWLGMIAAVIVAAQGIIIPRMRKRLLELGRQRQLTARELSGRVGEIVEGISAIHSNDTSNFERADIANRLGQIFAIRYDLYQWKFLVKFINNFLAQVTPFLFYMIGGILALQGRLDIGQLVAVINAYKDLPGPLKELIDWDQSRQDVQVKYAQVVEQFSVDNLIDPKVQSVHYDTVSPLDQPLVITNVTVQDDSGASLLEHVSIELKPTETVALIGPAGSGSDVFAELLGRLVWPSSGRVSIDSHDLLELPESITGRRIAYASGDGYFFRGSLRDNLLYGLKHAPLTEVAYEGDDAVKRRWQITEACRARNPDFDLNSDWVDYASVGIAGPVELYAIVRPVLDAVMVTQDIFDIALLSKVDTIAHPEFIARIVELRQALRERLDGGDMAALVIPFEPDVYNAQATVGENLLFGVLDRSSMTIRQLAAHPFFREVIAENDLLVDLYTMSLEIAENAIELFRDLPADHPFFQQLTFMRPEDIPAYETLLQRVKGLSVEEVTDEDRVNIVRLSFAYIEPRHRFGLLTNQLKAKIVKARTRFLRDTPKDLRAVIEPYEPDRFIKHATLLDNLLFGKISYGQMNASEKIRSTLIKLFEDTDQQRTIMIIGLDFDVGSGGKRLTSAQRQKINMARALLKHADYVVFNRPLPSLDQRIQIMIAGNIMHTLHKEGHKPAIIWALSNFSFASEFDRVIVFDQGRVVQDGTYEALIREDGPLKELLS from the coding sequence ATGGAAAAGAACCTAGCCCGCTATATCTGGTCCACGACACGCGCCCAGCAAGCCTGGATTCTTTTTGTCGTCGCCGTCTCGATGATTCCATATTTCCTGTCGTTCGACCTGCCCAAGCAGATCATCAACGGTCCCATTCAGGGCATAGGCTTTGAGAAACCAGGTGCCACGCAGACATTTATGCGCATCACCTATGATTTCCCGATTTTAGGCGAGGTAGTCTTCTTCGGTGGTCTACAGCTTAACCGCGTCCAAATGCTCATCGGCCTCAGCATGGTGTTCCTGCTGCTGGTCGTGATCAACGGGCTCTTCAAGCTCTATATCAATACCTATAAGGGCCGGCTCGGCGAGCGAATGCTGCGGCGCATCCGCTTCGAACTGGTAGATCGGGTACTGCGTTTCCCGCCATTCCATTTTAAACGTGTGCGCTCGGCCGAAATTGCCACCATGATCAAGGATGAAGTAGAGCCGCTCGGAGGCTTCACCGGCGACGCCTTTGTGCAGCCGGCGCTCCTCGGGGGGCAGGCGGCAACCGCGCTCATCTTCATCCTAATGCAAAATTTCTGGCTTGGCATGATCGCTGCAGTCATTGTTGCCGCGCAGGGCATTATCATTCCCCGGATGCGTAAGCGACTTCTGGAATTGGGGCGCCAGCGCCAACTGACCGCGCGTGAGCTTTCGGGGCGCGTCGGTGAGATCGTTGAGGGTATCAGTGCTATCCACAGCAACGACACGTCGAATTTCGAGCGTGCCGATATCGCCAACCGTCTCGGTCAGATCTTCGCCATCCGCTATGATCTCTACCAGTGGAAGTTTCTGGTCAAGTTTATCAATAATTTCCTGGCACAGGTCACGCCGTTCCTGTTCTACATGATCGGCGGCATTCTCGCGCTCCAGGGCCGACTCGATATTGGCCAGCTCGTCGCCGTCATCAACGCCTATAAGGATCTGCCTGGTCCGCTCAAGGAACTGATCGACTGGGACCAGAGCCGGCAAGACGTTCAGGTCAAATATGCGCAGGTGGTCGAGCAGTTCAGCGTCGATAATCTCATCGACCCGAAGGTACAATCCGTCCATTACGATACAGTTTCCCCGCTCGATCAGCCGCTCGTCATCACCAATGTCACGGTGCAGGACGACAGCGGCGCGTCGCTTCTGGAACATGTCAGCATCGAGCTAAAACCAACCGAGACCGTGGCGTTGATCGGACCTGCGGGCAGTGGCAGCGACGTGTTTGCCGAGCTGCTCGGCCGGCTTGTCTGGCCCTCGTCCGGACGAGTTTCCATCGACAGTCATGATCTGCTCGAGCTGCCTGAATCTATCACCGGGCGGCGCATTGCCTATGCATCGGGTGACGGTTATTTTTTCCGCGGTTCCCTACGTGACAATCTGCTCTACGGCTTGAAGCATGCACCGCTGACCGAGGTCGCCTATGAGGGCGATGACGCGGTAAAACGGCGCTGGCAAATCACGGAGGCGTGCCGCGCACGAAATCCCGATTTCGATCTTAATAGCGATTGGGTCGATTACGCATCGGTGGGCATCGCAGGGCCGGTTGAGCTTTACGCCATCGTGCGCCCCGTTCTCGATGCAGTAATGGTGACCCAGGACATTTTCGATATAGCGCTTCTATCAAAGGTCGATACGATCGCTCATCCTGAATTCATCGCGCGTATCGTTGAACTCAGGCAGGCGCTGCGCGAGCGGCTTGACGGCGGCGATATGGCGGCACTAGTCATCCCCTTTGAGCCGGATGTCTATAACGCGCAGGCGACGGTGGGCGAAAATCTGCTGTTCGGCGTGCTGGATCGCTCTTCTATGACCATCCGACAACTGGCTGCGCATCCCTTTTTCCGCGAGGTAATTGCCGAGAACGACCTTCTCGTAGACCTTTACACCATGAGCCTCGAAATCGCCGAAAACGCTATCGAGCTTTTCCGCGATCTGCCCGCGGACCACCCCTTCTTTCAGCAACTGACCTTCATGCGGCCGGAAGACATTCCTGCTTACGAGACGCTTTTGCAACGCGTGAAGGGCCTCAGCGTTGAGGAGGTCACAGACGAAGATCGCGTCAACATCGTACGTCTTAGCTTCGCCTATATTGAGCCACGACATCGTTTCGGTCTTCTGACCAACCAGTTGAAGGCCAAGATTGTCAAGGCCAGAACACGTTTTCTGCGAGATACGCCGAAGGATCTGCGCGCCGTGATTGAGCCTTACGAACCGGACCGCTTTATCAAGCACGCCACGCTTCTCGACAATCTTCTATTTGGCAAGATAAGCTATGGACAGATGAATGCATCGGAGAAAATCCGATCGACCCTTATCAAATTATTCGAGGATACGGACCAGCAGCGCACGATCATGATCATCGGTCTTGATTTTGATGTCGGTTCGGGCGGCAAGAGACTAACCAGCGCACAGCGTCAGAAAATCAATATGGCACGTGCTTTGCTCAAGCATGCCGATTACGTGGTGTTCAACCGACCGCTGCCATCACTAGATCAGCGTATCCAGATCATGATCGCGGGGAATATTATGCACACCCTGCATAAAGAAGGTCATAAACCCGCAATAATATGGGCCTTGAGCAATTTTTCTTTCGCAAGCGAATTCGACCGCGTTATCGTGTTCGATCAGGGACGGGTGGTTCAGGACGGCACATATGAGGCGCTGATCCGAGAGGATGGGCCGCTCAAGGAGTTGCTATCGTAA